The Ananas comosus cultivar F153 linkage group 4, ASM154086v1, whole genome shotgun sequence region GAGCCAACTGCACATAGGGAAAGATCTTTCTCTATGCCAGTGATTTCAGAAAGGATTAACAACAATCCATAAACATCTGGCCAAATAATTATCAGTAGCATCTTATACCAAAAGCCTTGTTACTAGAAATTACTAAGCACTTTTAATCTGGCCTATATAGTTACTTTGTTATCAATCACATGCAAAAATCACCGAAACAAAGAGGTCTTTCTCGCACTTTCTCAGTTACATTCAAAGGTACTTCTAGCATTAACTCATATATGCCACTTACAAGTGGGTGGTTAGGAGAGGCCATAGTAAATTTTTCCACATTACTATCATTGCCATAAAATCCTTCATCTTCATGAACCATACTAAAGGTAAAATAGCCATTAAACTTAAAATATTAGGAACTTCCACCGGTCAAGAATTGTATTTAATTACAAggtttatataattataagggTGGAtcagtattttctttttaaacttataaaagCATATTAATTATTCTAAAGGTTTCATAAAAATATGCTGGTAATTGGCTAGAAAAGAGAATGCTTTTGGGCTATAACAAGTTAGTTAAAGAACATTTAACAATATGCTTCTTTAGTTTCCAGTAAATTAAGAGTacgtatatattttaattaatctaaaTAAATCTACGCAACTTGTTTTCACGTAGAGCAATAAACAAAGTTATCAATATAATTATGCACATTCATACACATCACACTAAAGATCGGGTAGGACTTTTAATTCACTTGAACAGAAGAGTCGCCGAGACAAGACAAAGGGAAGCTTAAGATAAAGCGCAAGCAAATTTTGCAGTTACTTTCAACCATGAAAACTGTTTCACCATACAAAACTAAGTAGCAAAATATGACAGCGGAGGAATATAGAGAAAATTACCTGGAACAGGCCTGAGAACTTGAAAGATTGATAAACTGTGCTATTTAAACAAGATCGATGCGTTAGTAAATAAACACCGACATTACTTTAAAAGAAGAACTAAGCAATATAGTTCTCTAGAGTATAGGGATTAATTATTCTAGAATAAACCAAAATAGTACTCAAGTTTGATAAATTGGAACATTCACATGACGGATAATCTATGCTGTTATCCAAAAATGAGTTTTAGAAGCAAATGGAAATCTACCTTTCAGTAGTTATTTCCGAAAATTTCTTCGGGGCCCACGACATAATTTTGTTTTCCACTACATCTCAAGGTTCTAGGTTTCTCAATCATTGGCGGCATTGGCCAAAAAGTCCTATCTTAGCTAATGATAGAAGAGTAGATTCAGGAAAACCAAACTTATAAAAGCAGAGATCTATTGATAGATTTCAGGTTGAAAAAGAACAGCACAATAAGAATTTTTGTATCAACAGTgattaatagaaatataaaataagaagCAGAAATTTTACCTGCTGTGCGGTAATATAACCATTATTATTATCCTTGATATTTGATGCACTGAGATCATCATTTCCACCCGAGCTTCCATTGGCCTGTTGGGATGAGGGATTCATCGACGGGGGTGATGTGAGACGCGAAGATTTGGACCGTGTTGGAGAGGATGGCGCCACTGTTGTCACCGCCGAGGTTCCAGTAGGTGTGCTGCGCCAGGTTGACCGGCGTCGCCTTGTAGACGGCGGTGGCATTCATGTGGCCGCTTAGCTCATACGGGCCCGAGATCTTGTAGGTGACATAAACGTCGAGATCACCAAGAAAACCTATTTTTAAAGTTACGTAGAAAACAATAAGACAAAGCAAAAGTCAAATGTTTGATaagcaaaatttcaaatttctacaGAATCTACTAGAATTGCTCGAACTGCTTCGCTCTGAAGCATTTCTACATAAACTCCATAAATTTCACATTTATTTACAACGAATaaactatgaaaagaactaaagCAGAAAATgtatgattaaatatttaaacaaatgttacaaaattatgttatatataggcTTAAAAATGTACCTTGTTCCCCATCAAAACTATGGTAATACAATGTGATGTAAGGGTAATCACCATCCACTTTCTCCTTCACGGTCCAAATTACCTTACTAAACCCTCTGTGACCACCTAATTAATCAATAATTAAACGACATTAACGTAACGCAATTATataatacaattaattaatatggagaaaaaaaaagaaacgtaCCATGGAGTGAGTTGTTTCCATTGTTAATAAATAATCGATAGGGTTTTCCATTTAACACGAAACGCCCACGAGCAATTCTATTTGCAACACACCCCACCAATGCCCCAAAATAAGTAGTATCATTCTACAAAACCATAAAAACAATTAAGACCCAGGCACAACAAAAGGAGAGAATCGACCGCCAGTACCGGCAGTGGGCTGATAAGAATGGGTATAATAACTTGAGGGCATATCGAATGGTTGCTGAACCTGcaaaatagaaaaatcaaatttataatgtGAGCTAGCAGTTGTCTGAATTTCGAGAAATGCCAATTATGTCCACGATTACAGTTgcgaaatagagaaaaaaaacgCTTTCTCTGCTCTTCGCAGAAAACCAGAGCTGCAATCCATCATGATTACACTTTCTATCTTATTAGTTATATTCACATGCTGACAGCAAGAATTTTGAATAGAGAAAAACACAGAGGATAACACTATGAAAGTTAGATAAGATAGGAAAGTTAGTGCTTAAGTGGGAAAAATAGGGGATCATAgtgtaatttgttaaaaaattgagGAACTATCAATACATTTGAGTCTAGAGGAAATTAGAAAATACAGTCAACTTCGCTCCAATGATATCATTCCAtcagaagaaaaataagaaaccGAGAGGTTAATCAAGGGAAGGAGCAGGAGGTGCCATGACATCTCATGCCACCTGATGGGTCAGTAGAAAATATCTAAAGAAGGGACATTCTGCATGATTACAATCACATGCAGAACAAACTAAATCCACCAACACAAACTGTTTAATAGATGCCATAGGACTAGCAAACTTGCACAAAGGACCTCAGGAGCCGAGGCTGTATGTTCTCTGGAATGATTCTCTTCTGCCTTCTCAGAAATGTTGGGCCTCTCTGAATCCCTCGATGGTAAGTTTTCTGATATTTGTTTGGATGACTGTTGATGCCCCAAATGCACAGCTCCTTCGATATTTGAGGATCCGTTAGGAATGCTGTGCATGAGTACAGAAGTAACAAAGTAAGGACAAAGAAACTCTTGACTATAGAAAATGGACGGCGTTTGAAAATTGAGAAAGTTTTAGAATGTCATCCACATGAAAGAAGAGCTACTCTTACTCGAAGACATCAGATAAAAGAAATTTCATAGCTCTGAATTTATGCCTACAAAATGTCTAATAGACCAAACATTCCATACACAAGTCTCCTGATTGCTACAATTTTAGCACTATAGCAAAAGAATGTTTAGAGCTAACCAGTATCAACAATACTTCACCAGACTCGTTAGAGAATGTGCACCCTTATTTCTTTATCAATTGTATTTCTCATTTAAATCACCGATAATGGGGAATATCTCACGAGTAACGGGAAGAAACCGACAAGCAATAAAAACCAAAACTACAAATACAGATAATTAGAACAAAATTAAGTGATCCATCAGGCTGTTATTCTAAATAGGTATTAATCCTGTTTCATTATTTCCTCTATTCCTTCTTATTGCCAATTCTAGCATTTTATGAATATAAAGACTAGAAGGATAGTTTTGGTTCATTCCATATTTGATCATATCACCATATAGGCTAAATTAA contains the following coding sequences:
- the LOC109708471 gene encoding aldose 1-epimerase-like, with the protein product MFSNHSICPQVIIPILISPLPNDTTYFGALVGCVANRIARGRFVLNGKPYRLFINNGNNSLHGGHRGFSKVIWTVKEKVDGDYPYITLYYHSFDGEQGFLGDLDVYVTYKISGPYELSGHMNATAVYKATPVNLAQHTYWNLGGDNSGAILSNTVQIFASHITPVDESLIPTGQWKLGWK